The DNA region AGGGGAGGTTGAAGACGTTGTAGCCCGCCTCGCTGAGGGCGCGTTCGCGTTCCTCGGGAGGCACGAGTCGGGTCGGTTCGACCATCTTCGCACGGTAGCCACGCATACTGTCTACGAGGCGTGAAATCGTGAAAGCTCCTCCTGAGACGGGGTGTACGCGGCTGTGCAGAACCTCGGGGTAGTGTACAGAAGTGGCCGACGGCGGAGGTTACTGGGAGAAGTGGTTCTGGAGGATTTCGAGGGTCTCCTCGCGGTCCTCCCAGTCGACGAAGATGGCGACGGACGTCGCGGACGTGATGACGTCGTGGATGTTGATGCCGGCGTCGCTGATGGGTTCGACGATGCCGTGGATGACGCCGGGCTGGTTGGGGAGTTCGCCGCCGAGGACGCGGAGGACGGCGACGTCGTCCGTGACCGTGACGGAGGAGAGGATGTCGTTCTCGATGACGGCCTGGTGGACGATGTTCTCGGCGCGCTCGGCGACGCTGTCGTCGACGTAGAACGTCATGGAGTCCATGCCGGAGGCGATGGCGTCGAGGTTGATGTCGGCATCCGAGAGCGCGGTGGTGAGGCGAGACGCGATACCCGGGGAGTTCCGGATGGCGCGGCCGGCGACGGTGAGGCAGGCCATCGGCGTGTCCCGCATGTCGATCATGTTCTCGAAGGTGCCTTCGATGTTCGTGCCGCCCGTGAGGAGGTCGCCGTGCTGGTAGTGAATGACGCGGACGTCGAGGCTGTCGTCCTTGTAAGAGAGCGCGCTCGGAGCGACGACTTCCGCGCCGCGGAAGGAGAGGCTGCGGAGTTCGTCGACGGTGATCTCGCCGACGTTCCGCGCGCCTTCGACGACGTGGGGGTCGCCGGTCATGATGCCTTCGACGTCGGTGACGATGACGACTTCGTCGGCGTCCATGTAGCGGCCGAGCATCACGGCGGTCGTGTCGCTGCCGCCGCGGCCGAGCGTGGTGACGTTCCCGTCGAGGTCTTCGGCGAGGAAGCCGGTGATGACGGGGACGGTGCCGTCGAGTTTCTTCGCGAGCGCCTGCGCGCGCTTCCGGGTTTCCTCG from Halocalculus aciditolerans includes:
- a CDS encoding aspartate kinase; the encoded protein is MRVVAKFGGTSLGSGERIERAADSIADVVAAGNEIAVVASAMGSTTDDLLDSITFEAEDEDRAEIVSMGERTSVRMLKAALAARDVDATFIEPGHPDWPVVTNSRGEVDVEETRKRAQALAKKLDGTVPVITGFLAEDLDGNVTTLGRGGSDTTAVMLGRYMDADEVVIVTDVEGIMTGDPHVVEGARNVGEITVDELRSLSFRGAEVVAPSALSYKDDSLDVRVIHYQHGDLLTGGTNIEGTFENMIDMRDTPMACLTVAGRAIRNSPGIASRLTTALSDADINLDAIASGMDSMTFYVDDSVAERAENIVHQAVIENDILSSVTVTDDVAVLRVLGGELPNQPGVIHGIVEPISDAGINIHDVITSATSVAIFVDWEDREETLEILQNHFSQ